A stretch of Deltaproteobacteria bacterium DNA encodes these proteins:
- a CDS encoding nucleotidyltransferase domain-containing protein has translation MSPTTPFDEVLGNLSKVRILRHLAAGYREETGRRLAKVAQVSQPAILRPLQELVEQGILEKKVRGRSHVFTLNRRNLLVEKGVLPLFDLEGNLFQELGKLLRTTFGETNIDSALIYGSVARGEATQGSDWDILLLCSNPKKVQEIDKTLPKYLIEWSLLFSTPLDIKTMTTAEYKKKFKSDDKLAKKIYDDFLVSRIPNPLFGKSLTEILGSR, from the coding sequence ATGAGCCCCACCACCCCCTTTGATGAAGTTCTGGGAAACTTAAGCAAGGTACGTATTTTGAGGCACTTGGCCGCCGGTTACCGGGAAGAGACCGGTCGTAGGCTCGCCAAGGTTGCTCAAGTTTCCCAGCCTGCCATCCTGCGCCCCCTTCAAGAACTAGTCGAACAAGGTATCCTGGAGAAGAAGGTTCGAGGGAGAAGCCATGTCTTCACCTTAAATCGCAGGAACCTCCTGGTTGAAAAAGGAGTTCTTCCGTTATTTGACCTGGAAGGAAATCTCTTTCAGGAACTGGGGAAGCTTCTTCGGACTACGTTTGGGGAGACGAACATTGATTCTGCCCTGATCTATGGCAGTGTCGCCAGGGGAGAGGCGACGCAAGGAAGCGATTGGGATATTCTCCTGCTCTGCTCCAACCCCAAAAAGGTTCAAGAGATTGACAAGACTCTTCCGAAATATCTCATAGAGTGGTCCCTCTTGTTTTCGACGCCGCTGGATATCAAGACAATGACAACCGCCGAATACAAAAAAAAATTCAAGTCGGATGACAAACTGGCAAAAAAAATCTATGACGACTTTCTGGTGAGCCGGATACCGAATCCGTTGTTCGGCAAATCTCTGACGGAGATTCTTGGAAGCAGATGA